TTTTGGTTCAAGTGGTTTTCACGAACCCAATACGAACCTCAAGTGGGACGACCACCCATCACTCAAGCAAGTCACTACCTTATTTATATTGAAGAACCTCTTCGAGTTAACGCTCGAAGAGGTTTTTCATGCGCGCTGGAGATTCAGTTTAAGTAGCATAATACCTGCCAAATACCAGTCAGCCGCTGCTATCACCTATCAACACTTGCCCTAGAATTTTGGTTCTTCAATCGGGACCAATCCCTTGGGGATCGCTTCGGCGTCGAGCTTGGATGGGCGTTCTTTTCGATTCTCGTACGCTTCGCGAGGGCCAAGTACGATGATCGCGCCTTGGAATTGATCCTTCTTGCCGTTGTCATCTTCCACGGCGACTTCCAGAGGAAACCAGGCTGCCATTTTGTCAACCGGAAGTTCCTTACCCGTTATCTGACGATAGATGGCGACATGCTCTTCCCGACTTACGCGGGCAGAGCCGTTGTTGATCAGGGCATAATCCAGAGCATCGCCTCGTCGTTGATCCAAGAGTTCGTTCCACAGCTTCTCGACGTCCGCGGTGATTTCCCCTGTCGCGGAATCAATCTGCAGGCTGCGATGCTGCCTCAGCAGGGTGTAATAGGGATTCTTCCAGTTACCTTCTGATGTAAGCTTGATCGTCTGCTTTCCCTGCAGCGGTACCTCGAAGAGTTGCTTTAATCCAAAGTGAGGAGGTGTCGGAAGGCTCTCCAGCACGTCAGTGGGAATCTCGGCAAAGATCAATTCTTCCATGAACCAGGCAACGAGCGTCTCTCCGATCAGGAGACCTCCCAATTGACCAGATGCCGGAACAGGCCGGATGCGTGCCCCCGTATCTACGTAGTTCCACCAGAACAAATCGCTGGAAAAAGCAGCCTTTCCCGTGTCGACGTCTTTTAGTTTCCAGGATTCGATGAGGTAGTCTCCGTCGAATCGGTATGCGAATTCACATACCGCCGGAAAATCGCAGGCGACCGTACTATCCGCTTTTAGTGCAGGAGGCCCAGCAATGGGAGAACTGCTTTCTCCAAATTCGCCACTGGAATAAAGGAAGGGAATTGGGCTACCATAGTCTTGGTCACCAAACCCATCAGCCGCAACAGAAAGATAAGCTCCCCCCAACTTCTTGAATTGCCTGCTCATCAAAGGTAATCGCAATGCCCGGCTCAGTGAGATTCCAATCGTCTCGCCGGTTGTCCAATCGACGACGCTTTGCCCCAGGCCTCGATATTTCTCGTTGCGCCATAGGCATTGGCCATCATGCAGATAGTAACGGTCGTCCTTCTCGACCGGCATCATCGTTTTCGTATCGTAGACGATGATCTGTTTCGCGTTAGAAGCAAGCCGCTGAGGCCCAATCATTAGTAAGCCTTGCGAGCCAGCATGTAAGAAGAATTCGTCCGTCTTTTTCAACTTCAGGTTGTATCGATGAATGCGGAGTTTTTCTGCTTGGCTGAGATAGAGGTTGTCCTGATCGATCGCTACGGAAATTGGGGAAGGAAATTCGCTTCGAACAACGACAGTCTTCGACTTCAGATCAACCAGGGCCAGTGGATAAGTGATCTTTTGGGTTGTTTTGGACTTATGCTCGCCCCACAAGACCAACCATTGATGATCTGGTGAGACGTCAACTCCTTTTACGTCAAAACCAATGGAGACCCGCGGCAATTCGACCAGAAAGCGTAACGTGGCCGAAGCCACTTCCTTTTCCGCATTGTCTTTCAGCACGAAGGCCAACTTCACATGCTGAAGGCCCACCTCTTTGAGGGTTGGCTTCCATTGAATGGCATTCCCCTGAACGGTAACGCCGTCTGGACCAGACAATTTTTTCAGCTGAATCGAGTCTTGGTCGTAGTTACGAGGTGGATTGAATCCGAGGCGAAACACCTCATCGACTTTAATGATTGTCGGAGGTCGCTTCGCTGGTTCACTCGACTGAGCAAACACAGACTGATGGTTTACCCCCAAACAGAATACACAGAAGATCGCCGGAACGATCGCTTGAACGGCAGAACGGGGAGGAGCGACGGATTTCAATTTCTTGCCCTTTTCTCTGACAGCGAGAAGAAACCGGGCGCATTCTAAAATCAGGCGACTACGAGTGCAAAGATGTTTGCAATTGGTTTTTCTGTTTTATTTATCTGTGCGATTTGCGGGCTTACAGTTCCTGCACTGGTACTTTCTGGGAAATAGCGTCCTCTCCCCCAATGTCGTCAAGAAACGAAACAGCTCCGGTCAGGACATAACTGGAGCTGCGACGACCACTAGCCAATTCGTGAATCAGTTTGTTCTAATTCACTTCTATGTCGAATGCCTGTTTAGCTACTCCGATTTCTTAAACTCCACCTCAGCCCGCACCTGGGGAATCGCGTAGCGTGTCGTCTTCGCCAGGAAGTCTTGATCGAGGACCAGTTCGATCCCGTGGAACGCTTCGTCATTCATCGTGCCGCGGTAGCGGACGTGGAAGGTAATCTTTTGCGATTCGCCTGGTTTCACGTGGCCGTGCGTGTGGTTGGGTGAAATGCTCCACCGCGAGTCGCGGCTGGCAGGGGTTAGTGTGAAGTCGATCGCGTGGCTTGTTGGATTCTCGATAACCGTGGTGATCGATCCCTCATGAAGGTCTTCTCCTGCCGGGGTGAGAGTCGTGGTGACTTTCGGCTTCTGTTCTGCCAGCTTGATTGCTTGTTGCTGCAGTTCGGCCGTGATCTCGCGAACATCCATCGCTTCACCGACAGGGAAAGCGGCCATGGCTACCTGCTTGGGACGAACAGTGACCAGGTGGTACTGATGAAGGTAACCGGCCTCAGGCACCTTGCTCGATTGCCCGCCACCAACGGTTGCCAGGGTGACGTACTCGATGCCATCTTGTGGGTCGTACCGCATGTAATGAATGTGGCCTGCGAAAACAGCCGTCACATTACCTGCTTGCTTGAGCAGTGGATGAACGCGTTCTTTCCAATCGTTTCCATAGTTGCCACCCAGCCAACGTGGATGATGCAGGAACAGAAACTGATGGTCATTCCCCTTACCGCGCTCCAGGGCCTCCTTCAGGAAGGCAAACTGTTCTGGACTGATCTTCTGGGCATCGGCCTTCTGAAAATTCTTCTCGCCTGTCTCGGGGTTACCTTCGTCGGAGTAGATGACAATGAAGTTGCAATTCTTGTGCTGGAACGAGTACCAGAGCGGCCCGAAGTGCATTTCGTAATGCTCATCGTGCTGCCCCTTGGGCATCTCAGGGTCATTCAACGGACGCCAATAAACATCATGATTGCCAGCCACCGGAAACCAGGGGCATAGCAGTTCTTTCATGATCGCTTTGAACTCGCGCATTTGCGCGAGCCACTTTTCGGTGCCGTTGTAACCGTTGATCAAGTCGCCCACGGTCATCACCAGGTCTGGCTCAATTAGGTTCACGTCTCGCACGGCATCGGCTAGCACGTTGACACCTTCTTCAGGGCCCCCTGTGCGATCTCCAAAAACCGCGAAAACGAAAGCGTCTTCCTCGTTGGGAAGCGGCAAAACCACGTTACTGGAACGCGTGGTGAAAAAACGCTTCTCGGTTGGCTGCTGCGTAGCGTGGTGATCGTTGTGATGGTGCATGTGTCGATCATGCACGAGATTAGGAGTCTCGCTCATTGGCTTCTCCTGAGCACTCACGCTGCCCAACAGAACTAAGCCCGTCCAAATCAAACTTTGCGCCACGATTATGGTTTTCATCGTGCTATTTGCCTTTCGCACTCTGGAGACTTTCAGGAAACAATGTAGAGCGAAGCTACCCAAGGTATATTAATGGGTCTAGGGGCCTAAGTACAGGAACTTCCCCTCTACATGATTTCTTCACACGGTTCTCGTGTTTCCGGGAAATCCGTATCTTTTTGCCCAGCCACAATGCCCCCTGAAGATCGGGTATCGAGCCCTTACTCTAACTAATGGTTGTGACGCTTCGCTCACTCAACAGCGTCAATTATTCGCCCTCCATGTTACCGCGATTCGATATCCCACTTTAAGCAGCATGCGTGAAAGTGCGATAAAATAACGCAAACCGAAGATTCAACTCAGGAGCTTGCCATGGATAAGTTCTTTCAGGTCGCTATCGAGGAAGCTAAGAGGGGCTTGCATGAAGGGGGTATTCCCATCGGTTCGACACTGGTGGTTGACGGCAAATTGCGAAGCCAGGGACACAACCAACGTGTTCAGAAAGGAAGTGCCATTTTGCATGCTGAGATGCACTGCCTGGAAGAAGCAGGCCGATTGACGCCCAGGGAGTATCGCAACTCGGTCCTCTATACAACGCTCTCTCCCTGTGACATGTGCAGTGGTACGGCTCTTCTGTACAAGATCCCCAAGATCGTGATTGGTGAGAACCAGACCTTCCAAGGCCCCGAGGCCTACCTGCGATCGCGCGGCGTTGAATTAGTGTTTCTAGATGACGCTGAATGCAAAGCGTTGATGGATGAATTCATTGCGGCCCACCCACAATTGTGGAACGAGGATATCGGCGAAGTTTAACGCCGCACAAGCAATACGCTCTCCGCTGAATTTCTTAGCAAGACCATAATTCGGTGGATTCTTGCAATCCATCACTACTGGGGGTATCTTACATATTTCGGGTTTTTCCCGATGATGTCACGTGCGCCTTTCTGCCCTTAACAGGTCGTTTTGGAGAAGGTCACCTCTCTAAGGGCCTCCCGTTTCCCCATCGCGTATAAACCGTATGGCGTTTGGCATAGGGTGTGCCTTAACAGTGATCTGTAATCCAATCATGCGTTTTCCCTCCCCCACCTTAAGGGAAACTCTCTCCGTGAATTCCCCC
This genomic stretch from Blastopirellula marina harbors:
- a CDS encoding nucleoside deaminase, translated to MDKFFQVAIEEAKRGLHEGGIPIGSTLVVDGKLRSQGHNQRVQKGSAILHAEMHCLEEAGRLTPREYRNSVLYTTLSPCDMCSGTALLYKIPKIVIGENQTFQGPEAYLRSRGVELVFLDDAECKALMDEFIAAHPQLWNEDIGEV
- a CDS encoding metallophosphoesterase family protein; its protein translation is MSETPNLVHDRHMHHHNDHHATQQPTEKRFFTTRSSNVVLPLPNEEDAFVFAVFGDRTGGPEEGVNVLADAVRDVNLIEPDLVMTVGDLINGYNGTEKWLAQMREFKAIMKELLCPWFPVAGNHDVYWRPLNDPEMPKGQHDEHYEMHFGPLWYSFQHKNCNFIVIYSDEGNPETGEKNFQKADAQKISPEQFAFLKEALERGKGNDHQFLFLHHPRWLGGNYGNDWKERVHPLLKQAGNVTAVFAGHIHYMRYDPQDGIEYVTLATVGGGQSSKVPEAGYLHQYHLVTVRPKQVAMAAFPVGEAMDVREITAELQQQAIKLAEQKPKVTTTLTPAGEDLHEGSITTVIENPTSHAIDFTLTPASRDSRWSISPNHTHGHVKPGESQKITFHVRYRGTMNDEAFHGIELVLDQDFLAKTTRYAIPQVRAEVEFKKSE